Proteins encoded together in one Quercus lobata isolate SW786 chromosome 3, ValleyOak3.0 Primary Assembly, whole genome shotgun sequence window:
- the LOC115982365 gene encoding cyclin-J18 isoform X1: MNMKMWMWSEQQRPLRLPLLQFLIQSAQELKVAPIVKYAALSLFFDRFYPSLSRFTQQGDDTANWLLQPIRESNLQLFALISIWVSSKIHDSRPLSVKSLKSLSDKTITEQHFTTRDFVEAEVVLLQVLGFEIGTANNAFVFLEELYFQFKEVAKLGEVLNFEACIDIMDLLYERDETSVLYSSPRSLAASVLVASYVITVPKQRQEFPVLPWVKFVTSCKEEDIIEIVTDILKHVFEPS, encoded by the exons ATGAACATGAAGATGTGGATGTGGAGTGAGCAGCAGCGGCCTCTGCGTCTTCCACTGCTCCAATTCCTCATCCAATCCGCTCAG GAACTGAAAGTCGCACCGATTGTGAAATACGCCGCATTGTCACTCTTCTTTGATCGATTCTACCCCTCCTTGTCCAG GTTCACACAACAAGGGGATGACACTGCAAACTGGCTTTTGCAACCAATAAGAGAGAGCAACTTGCAGTTGTTTGCGCTTATTTCTATATGGGTTTCGAGCAAA ATACATGATTCCCGTCCATTGTCGGTGAAAAGTTTGAAGTCTTTGAGCGACAAGACTATCACGGAACAACATTTTACAACGCGTGATTTTGTAGAAGCA GAGGTGGTCTTATTGCAG GTGTTGGGTTTTGAGATTGGTACGGCAAACAATGCTTTTGTATTTCTTGAAGAGCTTTATTTTCAGTTCAA GGAAGTGGCAAAATTGGGCGAggttttgaactttgaagcatGCATTGATATTATGGATCTTCTTTATGAAAGGGATGAGACATCGGTTCTTTATAGTTCTCCTCGTTCTCTTGCTGCATCAGTTTTG GTTGCTTCATATGTCATTACAGTCCCTAAACAGAGGCAGGAGTTTCCTGTTCTTCCCTGGG TGAAGTTCGTAACCTCATGCAAAGAAGAGGATATCATAGAGATCGTCACAGACATTCTGAAGCATGTGTTTGAGCCTTCTTGA
- the LOC115982365 gene encoding cyclin-J18 isoform X2 translates to MNMKMWMWSEQQRPLRLPLLQFLIQSAQELKVAPIVKYAALSLFFDRFYPSLSRFTQQGDDTANWLLQPIRESNLQLFALISIWVSSKIHDSRPLSVKSLKSLSDKTITEQHFTTRDFVEAEVVLLQVLGFEIGTANNAFVFLEELYFQFKEVAKLGEVLNFEACIDIMDLLYERDETSVLYSSPRSLAASVLVASYVITVPKQRQEFPVLPWGDVLTRCLADRTTILCIG, encoded by the exons ATGAACATGAAGATGTGGATGTGGAGTGAGCAGCAGCGGCCTCTGCGTCTTCCACTGCTCCAATTCCTCATCCAATCCGCTCAG GAACTGAAAGTCGCACCGATTGTGAAATACGCCGCATTGTCACTCTTCTTTGATCGATTCTACCCCTCCTTGTCCAG GTTCACACAACAAGGGGATGACACTGCAAACTGGCTTTTGCAACCAATAAGAGAGAGCAACTTGCAGTTGTTTGCGCTTATTTCTATATGGGTTTCGAGCAAA ATACATGATTCCCGTCCATTGTCGGTGAAAAGTTTGAAGTCTTTGAGCGACAAGACTATCACGGAACAACATTTTACAACGCGTGATTTTGTAGAAGCA GAGGTGGTCTTATTGCAG GTGTTGGGTTTTGAGATTGGTACGGCAAACAATGCTTTTGTATTTCTTGAAGAGCTTTATTTTCAGTTCAA GGAAGTGGCAAAATTGGGCGAggttttgaactttgaagcatGCATTGATATTATGGATCTTCTTTATGAAAGGGATGAGACATCGGTTCTTTATAGTTCTCCTCGTTCTCTTGCTGCATCAGTTTTG GTTGCTTCATATGTCATTACAGTCCCTAAACAGAGGCAGGAGTTTCCTGTTCTTCCCTGGG GTGATGTGCTAACGAGGTGCTTAGCTGACAGGACCACAATTCTGTGTATTGGCTaa